In a genomic window of Bacteroidota bacterium:
- a CDS encoding choice-of-anchor B family protein, with protein MRKLVLTLACTVYTLITFAQTPKNMVQRSHMRFPGKELSNICGYVDSLGNEYALVGTSTGMTIVDVTNPDSIFTVASFIGPNSIWREIKTWKQYAYVTTEGGGGLQIIDMRNLPGTVLPQKSWTPTVFGQTLNSIHALHIDSGYVYLYGSNIGNKGIVIGDLTDPWNPVFAGIFDGGYVHDGYVRNDTVWAGQIYAGTFSAIDVSNKANPVVLNTQQTPNAFTHNTWLSDNSKYLFTTDEVNNSYLASYDVSNVNNIIFLDKIQSQYPGSLSIVHNTHILNDYAITSWYKDGVVITDCHRPQNLINVGYIDDVPASGGGFEGVWGVYPFLPSGTIVTSDIDSGLYVYTPTYVRACYLEGVVRDSLCNTLLNNVKIELIGTSVLDSTDFTGNYKTGTPDSGTYTAQFSKAGYITKTVQVSLNNGVVTVVDCNLLSNSTVNLSGLISEFGTGASIAGVNVEFSNSSSTYSLLSDNSGNYENCATVAGQYDFTVGKWGYETQCFDSLVALASPSINVTMHEGYSDDFSFDFGWTVNTTATTGAWVRDVPVGTTLNFPNDANPGNDVTDDCSNKAFVTGNAGGQAATDDVDGGSTTLYSPIFDLTGYIWPELQYSRWFFNAGGTGVPNDSLHISLSNGITTIDIENVTINTPGASTWMNKSFPLTGLIPFTSTMQLIVRTADATPGHIVEAGFDNFKIIETGVGVKSVSAINDLFSVSPNPSNADFMLQLPTWEVGAKNYQIKITDVAGRIVETINMQQSNTRFGAALLPGIYFVTLSSEKQSNTQRIVKY; from the coding sequence ATGAGAAAATTAGTTCTAACACTAGCTTGCACAGTTTATACTCTGATAACCTTTGCACAAACTCCTAAAAATATGGTACAACGCAGCCACATGCGTTTTCCCGGCAAGGAGCTAAGTAATATTTGCGGATACGTTGATTCACTTGGAAACGAATATGCTTTGGTAGGTACATCAACAGGTATGACTATTGTTGATGTTACTAATCCCGATAGTATTTTTACAGTAGCCAGTTTTATTGGACCTAACTCAATTTGGCGCGAAATTAAAACCTGGAAACAATATGCCTATGTTACTACAGAAGGAGGCGGGGGTTTACAAATTATAGATATGCGTAATCTTCCAGGAACAGTATTACCACAAAAAAGCTGGACTCCAACAGTTTTCGGTCAAACGCTGAATAGTATTCATGCATTGCACATTGATTCCGGTTATGTTTATTTATACGGAAGCAATATTGGAAACAAAGGAATTGTTATTGGTGATTTAACCGATCCATGGAATCCTGTATTTGCTGGAATTTTTGATGGTGGTTATGTGCACGATGGATATGTTAGAAACGATACCGTTTGGGCAGGACAAATATATGCCGGTACATTTTCGGCAATTGATGTTAGCAATAAAGCTAATCCCGTTGTCTTAAACACACAGCAAACTCCCAATGCATTTACCCACAATACATGGCTTTCCGACAACAGTAAATATTTATTTACTACCGACGAGGTGAACAATTCTTATTTAGCATCGTACGATGTAAGTAATGTAAACAACATTATTTTTTTAGATAAAATTCAGTCGCAATATCCCGGTAGCCTCTCTATTGTACACAATACACATATACTAAACGATTATGCAATTACTTCCTGGTATAAAGATGGTGTTGTTATTACAGATTGTCATCGCCCGCAAAATCTTATAAATGTAGGTTATATTGATGATGTCCCTGCTAGTGGTGGCGGGTTTGAAGGAGTATGGGGAGTGTATCCATTTTTGCCTTCAGGAACTATAGTTACTTCTGATATTGATTCTGGTTTGTATGTATATACTCCAACTTATGTAAGGGCTTGCTACCTTGAAGGAGTGGTTAGAGATAGCCTTTGCAACACTTTATTAAATAACGTAAAAATTGAATTAATTGGTACCTCAGTTCTAGATAGTACCGACTTTACAGGAAATTACAAAACCGGAACTCCTGACTCGGGTACTTATACTGCTCAATTTTCGAAAGCTGGCTACATTACCAAAACGGTTCAGGTTTCACTAAACAATGGGGTTGTAACAGTAGTTGATTGTAATTTATTGAGTAATTCAACTGTTAATTTATCGGGTTTAATTTCAGAATTTGGAACGGGTGCATCCATAGCAGGTGTGAATGTTGAATTTTCAAATTCAAGCTCAACCTATTCCTTACTTAGTGACAATAGTGGAAACTATGAAAATTGTGCAACCGTTGCCGGACAATATGATTTTACAGTAGGTAAATGGGGCTATGAAACACAATGTTTTGATAGTTTAGTTGCTTTAGCATCGCCTTCAATTAATGTAACAATGCACGAAGGATATAGCGATGATTTTAGCTTTGATTTTGGTTGGACTGTAAATACAACGGCTACAACAGGAGCTTGGGTTAGAGATGTACCGGTAGGTACTACATTAAATTTCCCAAATGATGCTAACCCTGGAAATGATGTAACAGATGATTGTTCGAATAAAGCTTTTGTTACCGGAAATGCGGGTGGACAAGCAGCTACAGATGATGTAGATGGAGGATCTACCACTTTATATTCGCCAATTTTTGATTTGACCGGTTATATTTGGCCGGAATTACAATATTCACGTTGGTTTTTTAATGCCGGTGGAACCGGAGTTCCCAATGATTCATTGCATATTTCATTAAGTAATGGTATAACTACCATCGACATTGAAAATGTTACTATTAATACTCCGGGTGCTTCAACTTGGATGAACAAAAGCTTCCCACTTACTGGATTAATTCCATTTACATCAACCATGCAACTTATAGTTAGAACAGCGGATGCAACACCGGGGCATATAGTTGAAGCCGGTTTTGATAATTTTAAAATTATTGAAACAGGTGTAGGTGTAAAATCGGTGTCTGCTATAAATGATTTATTTAGTGTAAGTCCTAATCCAAGCAATGCCGACTTTATGCTTCAATTGCCAACATGGGAAGTAGGGGCAAAGAATTATCAAATTAAAATTACAGATGTTGCAGGAAGAATTGTTGAGACTATAAATATGCAACAATCAAACACTCGATTCGGGGCTGCTTTGTTACCGGGGATTTATTTTGTAACACTTAGCTCCGAAAAACAAAGCAATACACAGCGTATCGTAAAATATTAG
- a CDS encoding DNA gyrase/topoisomerase IV subunit A: MNTEDTNESEFDSTPREELQNVIHVSGMYQNWFLDYASYVILERAVPYIEDGLKPVQRRILHSLKDLDDGRYNKVANVIGHCMKYHPHGDASIGDALVQLGQKDLLIDCQGNWGNVLTGDSAAAPRYIEARLSKFALDVVFNPKTTIWQSSYDGRNREPVTLPVKFPLLLAQGVEGIAVGLACKIMPHNFIELIDGSIDSLRGKRTHIVPDFLGGGMADFSNYNDGLRGGKIRVRAKISQLDKKTLVISEIPFGTTTTSLIDSILAANDKEKIKIRKVEDNTSDTVEIVIHLPAGISPDKTIDGLYAFTDCEVSISPNACIIEDDKPRFVGVNEMLKISTQKTLALLKQELEIELAELGEQWHFSSLEKLFIEKRIYRDIEECETWEAVIAAIDKGLKPHKKKFKREITVQDIERLTEIKIKRISKFDSFKADEFIKGLEDQMKQVQNYLDNLIEFAIEYFKNLKKKYGKGRERKTEIKSFDTIVASRVAVANEKLYVNREDGFAGYGLKKDEFIAECSDIDDIIVFREDGTMTVSKIADKAFVGKGIVHINVFKKNDERTVYNMIYRDGTKGAVLIKRFSVTGVTRDKLYDLTKGNKGSEVLYFTANPNGEAEVVTVFHKALPGIRKLQFDVSFGDIAIKGRASQGNIVTKYPVRKIVLAEKGVSTLGARMIWYDDTVQRLNTESRGQYLGEFSADDKILTIMQSGNYKLHNFDLENHFEEDMILIEKLKADKPITAIYLDGEKKEYFVKRFLVEPSDKKVLFISEFEGSQLECVSTDLLPVCEIKFYKNKGKDIANESINLSEFIAVKGLKAKGNRLSQYKIKEINLADPIPILEEPKEEEKAAFDLERMERLKAIKDNLDEMDSQIKLEF, encoded by the coding sequence ATGAATACAGAAGACACCAACGAAAGCGAATTTGATTCAACACCCCGCGAAGAATTGCAGAACGTGATTCACGTTTCGGGCATGTATCAAAACTGGTTTTTGGATTATGCCTCCTATGTAATTTTAGAACGAGCCGTTCCCTATATTGAAGATGGATTAAAGCCTGTACAGCGTCGAATACTTCATTCGTTAAAGGATTTAGACGATGGGCGATACAACAAGGTTGCGAATGTTATTGGGCATTGTATGAAATACCATCCGCATGGCGATGCAAGTATAGGGGATGCTTTGGTGCAATTAGGACAAAAAGATTTATTAATTGATTGCCAGGGAAACTGGGGAAATGTACTTACAGGAGATTCGGCTGCAGCACCTCGTTATATTGAAGCACGACTATCAAAGTTTGCGTTAGACGTTGTATTTAATCCCAAAACTACCATTTGGCAATCATCGTACGATGGTCGAAATAGAGAGCCTGTAACTTTACCGGTAAAGTTTCCATTATTGCTGGCACAGGGAGTTGAAGGAATTGCAGTGGGACTCGCTTGTAAAATTATGCCACATAATTTTATTGAACTCATTGATGGATCAATTGATAGTTTGCGAGGAAAAAGAACACACATAGTACCCGATTTTTTGGGTGGTGGAATGGCCGATTTCAGCAATTACAATGATGGTTTAAGAGGTGGTAAAATCAGGGTTCGAGCTAAAATTTCTCAGCTCGATAAAAAAACGTTGGTAATAAGCGAAATTCCATTTGGAACTACTACTACTTCCCTTATTGATTCAATACTTGCTGCGAATGATAAAGAGAAAATAAAAATCAGAAAAGTAGAAGACAATACTTCCGACACAGTTGAAATTGTCATTCACCTTCCTGCCGGTATATCGCCCGACAAAACTATTGATGGCTTGTATGCTTTTACTGATTGTGAAGTTTCAATTTCGCCTAATGCTTGTATTATAGAAGACGATAAGCCACGTTTTGTTGGAGTAAATGAAATGCTCAAAATTTCGACTCAAAAAACCTTGGCTTTACTAAAGCAGGAACTTGAAATTGAGCTAGCTGAATTAGGTGAGCAATGGCATTTTTCTTCGCTTGAAAAACTATTTATTGAAAAAAGAATATACCGCGATATTGAAGAGTGCGAAACCTGGGAAGCAGTTATAGCTGCAATTGACAAAGGATTAAAGCCTCATAAGAAAAAATTTAAACGCGAAATTACAGTTCAGGATATTGAACGATTAACTGAAATAAAAATTAAACGTATTTCAAAATTTGATTCATTTAAGGCCGATGAATTTATCAAAGGCCTTGAAGACCAGATGAAGCAAGTGCAAAATTATTTAGATAACTTAATTGAATTTGCAATTGAATATTTTAAAAATCTGAAAAAGAAATACGGAAAAGGTAGAGAACGCAAAACAGAAATTAAATCATTTGATACCATTGTTGCTTCTAGAGTTGCGGTAGCCAATGAAAAATTGTACGTAAATCGTGAAGATGGATTTGCCGGATATGGATTAAAGAAAGATGAGTTTATAGCCGAATGTTCCGACATTGACGATATCATTGTGTTTCGCGAAGATGGTACCATGACTGTAAGTAAAATTGCTGATAAAGCCTTTGTAGGAAAAGGAATTGTGCACATTAACGTATTTAAGAAAAACGACGAACGCACTGTGTACAATATGATTTATCGCGATGGAACAAAAGGTGCCGTTTTAATAAAGAGATTTAGTGTTACCGGTGTTACTCGAGATAAGTTATACGATTTAACTAAAGGAAATAAGGGTTCGGAAGTACTTTATTTTACAGCCAATCCAAATGGAGAAGCCGAAGTGGTAACCGTCTTTCATAAAGCCTTGCCCGGAATTCGTAAGTTGCAATTTGATGTAAGCTTTGGTGATATCGCAATAAAAGGAAGAGCTTCTCAAGGAAATATAGTGACTAAATATCCGGTTCGAAAAATTGTTTTAGCCGAAAAAGGAGTGTCTACGCTCGGAGCTCGAATGATTTGGTACGACGATACTGTGCAACGACTAAATACAGAGAGTCGTGGGCAATATTTAGGCGAATTCAGTGCCGATGATAAAATACTCACCATTATGCAAAGTGGAAATTATAAGCTGCATAATTTTGATTTGGAAAATCACTTTGAAGAAGACATGATTTTGATTGAAAAACTCAAAGCTGACAAACCTATTACCGCTATCTACCTCGACGGTGAAAAAAAGGAATATTTTGTTAAGCGATTTTTAGTTGAACCAAGTGATAAAAAAGTTCTTTTTATCAGCGAATTTGAAGGATCTCAACTCGAATGCGTTTCAACAGATTTATTGCCAGTTTGTGAAATAAAGTTTTATAAAAACAAAGGCAAAGATATCGCTAACGAAAGCATTAACTTATCTGAATTTATTGCTGTAAAGGGCTTGAAAGCAAAAGGAAATCGATTGTCGCAATATAAAATTAAAGAAATCAATTTAGCCGATCCTATTCCTATTCTTGAAGAACCGAAAGAAGAAGAAAAAGCAGCGTTTGATTTGGAAAGAATGGAACGCCTAAAAGCGATTAAGGATAACCTTGACGAAATGGACAGTCAAATAAAACTTGAATTTTAA
- a CDS encoding type IIA DNA topoisomerase subunit B produces MAEPKYNEDSIRTLDWKEHIRLRPGMYIGKLGDGSSQDDGIYILLKETIDNCIDEYVMGHGKNIDINIKDRTVKVRDYGRGIPLGKLVDVVSKINTGAKYDSEAFKKSVGLNGVGTKAVNALSTNFKIQSIRDEKSKEAEFVRGELIKESKIEDSSLRKGTLVSFTPDEQIFGNYHFLNDYVEKMLWNYAYLNTGLTLNYNGNKFFSENGLHDLLSQNLSGNILYPIIHLKGHDIEIAFTHGTAYGEEYYSFVNGQHTTQGGTHQGAFREAVVKTIREFYKKDFEAVDVRTSIVAAISVKVQEPVFESQTKTKLGSQEIAPGGTSVKTFIGDFVKTELDNFLHKNQETAELLLQKILMSEKERKELSGIRKIARDRAKKASLHNRKLRDCRVHYNSDDERRLETTLFITEGDSASGSITKSRDVNTQGVFSLKGKPLNCFGLTKKIVYENEEFNLLQSALNIEDGMDDLRYNNIVLATDADVDGMHIRLLLITFFLQFFPDLVKNGHLYILQTPLFRVRNKKETIYCYSDDERKKAIEKLGVKPEITRFKGLGEISPDEFKNFIGKDIRLDPVIIGKNASIEEMLSYFMGKNTPERQDFIIGNLKVEKDLVEERVS; encoded by the coding sequence ATGGCAGAACCAAAATATAACGAAGACAGTATCCGCACGCTCGATTGGAAAGAGCATATTCGACTGCGGCCCGGAATGTATATTGGAAAGCTGGGTGATGGCTCCTCACAAGACGATGGTATTTATATTTTATTGAAAGAAACCATCGACAATTGTATTGATGAATATGTGATGGGTCATGGTAAAAATATTGACATAAATATTAAAGACAGAACTGTTAAAGTACGCGACTATGGGCGTGGAATCCCTCTCGGAAAATTAGTGGATGTTGTTTCAAAAATTAATACCGGTGCCAAATATGATTCTGAAGCATTTAAGAAATCGGTTGGATTAAATGGGGTGGGAACTAAAGCTGTTAATGCGCTTTCAACGAATTTCAAAATACAATCCATTCGTGATGAAAAAAGTAAGGAAGCCGAATTTGTGCGTGGTGAGTTAATTAAGGAAAGTAAGATTGAAGACAGTAGCCTTCGAAAGGGCACCTTGGTTTCGTTTACACCCGATGAACAAATTTTTGGGAACTACCATTTTTTGAACGATTATGTTGAAAAGATGTTGTGGAATTATGCTTACCTCAACACCGGATTAACATTGAATTACAACGGAAATAAGTTTTTTTCCGAAAATGGTTTGCATGATTTATTATCACAAAATTTGAGCGGTAATATTTTATACCCGATAATACATTTAAAAGGCCACGATATTGAAATTGCCTTTACCCATGGAACAGCTTATGGCGAAGAATATTATTCATTTGTAAACGGACAACATACTACGCAAGGAGGAACTCATCAAGGTGCTTTTCGCGAAGCAGTGGTAAAAACTATCCGCGAATTTTACAAAAAGGATTTTGAAGCTGTAGATGTTCGAACCTCAATTGTAGCAGCCATTAGTGTTAAGGTGCAAGAACCTGTTTTTGAATCTCAAACTAAAACAAAATTAGGTTCACAAGAAATAGCTCCCGGAGGAACCTCTGTTAAAACCTTTATTGGCGATTTTGTAAAAACCGAACTCGATAATTTTTTACACAAAAATCAAGAAACAGCTGAATTGTTGTTGCAAAAGATTTTGATGAGTGAAAAGGAGCGTAAAGAATTATCAGGTATTCGAAAAATTGCTCGTGACCGTGCTAAGAAAGCCAGTTTGCATAATCGTAAATTGCGCGATTGCAGGGTACATTACAATTCAGATGACGAACGCAGGTTGGAAACTACTTTATTCATTACCGAAGGTGATTCGGCTAGTGGTAGTATCACCAAATCGAGAGATGTGAATACACAAGGAGTATTTAGTTTAAAAGGGAAACCATTAAATTGTTTTGGTCTCACTAAAAAAATTGTTTACGAAAACGAAGAATTTAATTTACTGCAAAGTGCATTAAATATTGAAGATGGAATGGATGATTTGCGCTACAACAACATAGTATTGGCAACTGATGCCGATGTGGATGGTATGCACATTCGTTTATTGCTGATTACTTTTTTTCTGCAATTTTTTCCTGATTTGGTAAAAAATGGACACCTCTACATTTTGCAAACTCCATTGTTTAGGGTACGAAACAAAAAGGAAACAATTTATTGTTACAGTGATGATGAGCGTAAAAAGGCAATCGAAAAGTTAGGGGTGAAGCCTGAAATAACCCGATTTAAAGGTTTAGGTGAGATTTCCCCTGACGAGTTTAAAAATTTTATCGGAAAGGATATACGTCTCGACCCTGTTATTATTGGTAAAAATGCCAGTATCGAAGAAATGTTGAGTTATTTTATGGGGAAAAATACACCCGAACGTCAAGATTTTATTATTGGCAATTTAAAGGTTGAGAAGGATTTGGTTGAAGAACGTGTGAGCTAA
- the mltG gene encoding endolytic transglycosylase MltG, with amino-acid sequence MAKKKKKSGLKKLLIAGAILVLIGGIVSSYVAYTTIYKPNVNLKGKKSTYIYIPTGANFETVKSLLYTANLIDNRSTFEWLAERKNYTRKVKAGKYFINTGLNNNQLIDMLRSGMQEPVRVTFTFARTKRELAAQIHEQLEANEEVLLNLLNDDSFLKKYNFSSENSLCLFIPNTYEFYWNTSAEKFIEKMAAEYKKFWTNERKRKAEQVGLTQAEVSVLASIVQQESFIDVEKPIIAGVYLNRIRIKMPLQADPTLIWAVGDFSIKRVTGKYFSIDSPYNTYKNLGLPPGPICLPSKVSIDAVLNFKKHNFIYFCAREDFSGYSNYASNYEQHMRNARKYQKALNQRKITN; translated from the coding sequence GTGGCGAAAAAAAAGAAAAAGTCTGGTTTAAAGAAACTCTTAATTGCTGGAGCAATACTTGTTTTGATTGGTGGAATTGTGAGTTCCTATGTTGCATACACAACGATTTATAAACCGAATGTAAATTTAAAGGGTAAAAAATCAACCTATATTTATATTCCAACAGGTGCAAACTTTGAAACTGTAAAATCACTTTTATATACGGCCAATTTAATTGATAACCGAAGTACATTTGAATGGCTTGCTGAACGAAAAAATTATACGCGTAAAGTTAAAGCCGGAAAATATTTTATCAATACGGGTTTAAACAACAATCAATTAATAGATATGCTCCGCTCGGGCATGCAAGAACCGGTGAGAGTTACATTTACTTTTGCAAGAACTAAAAGGGAACTAGCGGCACAAATTCACGAACAATTGGAAGCAAACGAAGAAGTACTTTTGAACTTGCTGAATGATGATAGCTTTCTTAAAAAATATAATTTCTCGAGTGAAAATTCACTTTGTTTATTTATCCCAAATACCTATGAGTTTTATTGGAATACTTCTGCCGAAAAATTCATAGAAAAAATGGCCGCTGAGTACAAAAAGTTTTGGACAAATGAGCGGAAAAGGAAAGCGGAGCAAGTTGGTTTAACTCAGGCAGAAGTTTCGGTTCTTGCCTCCATTGTGCAACAAGAAAGTTTTATTGATGTTGAAAAGCCAATTATTGCAGGAGTTTATTTAAATCGCATTAGGATAAAAATGCCCTTACAAGCTGATCCTACTTTAATTTGGGCTGTTGGTGACTTCTCAATAAAACGAGTAACGGGGAAGTATTTTTCAATTGATTCACCCTATAATACCTATAAAAATTTAGGATTGCCGCCAGGACCTATTTGTCTTCCCAGCAAAGTGAGCATTGATGCAGTGTTGAATTTTAAAAAGCATAATTTCATATACTTTTGTGCTCGCGAGGATTTTTCGGGTTATTCAAATTACGCCAGTAACTATGAGCAGCACATGCGCAACGCTAGAAAGTATCAGAAAGCACTAAATCAGCGTAAAATCACAAATTAA